CACATTTGTTAATTGAAGACTgcattattttccttttttaaaatttattttgtgtcAGGAATAAATTTAATGGTTAAAAAGCCAAATATATGTTTCACAATGTTTTCTGTGTGCCCAttataatgatgaaaatgattcaTTCGCTTCATAATTTCGATTAATCTAAGGTTACTTAATTTCCCTGGTGTTTAAGTAACTAAAGGattgattaatctaaattaagtTAATAGCTAATTCATTCAAGGGATGCACTTGTAGCTTTTTTCTTATTTAGTctggtttaatttaatttaattactaTGGTGAGCCTTCAGCTATAGCATGGTGTTTACTGTGATCTGAAATATGTGATACATTTAATCAGCATCTCATAGAGGGAGGATTTACCATCACCAGACTGGAACAAAATCCATAATGTCCACTTGCTACTGCTGGACCTGCGATATTGACCTCTGGTATTTGTCATATTAATGCCTATTTTGCTTACCTTTCACTGTAGGCCAGcttgtctttattttttgtttgggaACGTCAAACCTCACGTAGGTCCCGCTGCCAGCCAGTTCGCCGTCGGCAGAAGGAATACCCACGGCCCCATCATCCTAACAGCAAAGAGAGCACAGGTCTGGATCCTCCAAGCAGAAGTCTGTCCACCATGAGAAGCAGCTGGAAGCTCCTCCCCTTCCAGCCTGAACCCAATCATTTCCTTTCTCCTGGTAATCAAGCACCGCCCTCTATGACATCACTAACAGTCAGTACCAGGTTGTGCTTCTGTAATCTATTACAAAGTTGCTAAACCATTTTAAAAACCTGGTAAAGCAGAATTATATTGACTGGTGAAGCCTTTCAAGAACCGTGCAAGAGTCTGCCTTTGCCTCTTTAATTTTTGTGGATGCTTTCCAATTCAGTCTCATTTCTGACTAGCGCTGTTTCTCTGTCAAGGCAGAGAGACAAACAACAGTGCCCTCTGACATCCAAGGAACAAAACATTATTTCATGCCAGGCATGCACTGGGCTGTACTGCGCTTATCTGACAGCTAAATCTCAACaactgcctgggggggggaggggtgtttcAAGCCAATAACTGAGACAGCAATGCTTCAAGGTAAACCCAAAGAATCAACCAAGCGTAACAACCTTCTGAGATAAATGATATTAAAAGGGAATAAAAACAGACTCTGGTACTCACATAATCACAATTGTCAAAGAGGCAGCCATTTTAGGGAGGATAGATGGAAAGATTTCCAAGTGATGGATTATTTAGTTGTTGAAGgaacacagttttttttttgctccagAACACAGTACCAGCTTTCTCTGTTTAGTTATCGATGGTTTACTTCCTGGCTGGGCTAGAAAATTCTATTCTGTGATGTTTCTAATTCCCTGTACTGCATGTGTAATTGAAATCAGTCCACAGTAACAAGTGGGATTCTCTGCTGCCGATTTCAGAGTTATTCCTTAGAGCCCAAAATTGATGTTAGTGGTTTTAAGGGTAGATAAAAaggcagtttgttttttttttcattttttgctgTCATTCAGTTGAAATTTGAATTCACTTTCACTCAGTCCATGCACACCTTCAAAAATAACCTTCTAAAGCCTGGATTAATGATGCagtttatttatctatctatctatcccccccccccgcccaatgTAAAAGCTAATTATTTTCCTCAGCGTGTGAAAAGGAAAACCAACCCCCATGTCTGGTTGGTAATGTGACTTTTAGCTTTAAAAGGGGAAACTCTGTTGCCAACCCACCAATTAACAGGAAATTCAGAACAATAACACAGCAAAACGTAAATTGCAAAGGAGGGTCTGGTAGTGTGACCTGGGCCCTATACCTGCTTCAATCAGGAATTGTGGCCTATTTGCATGCCAAAAGCCttctggatttttacaacaCTAAAGTCTAATTTTTTAATAAACGTGTCATAGCTGAACAGATCCAAGTAGTGCTGCAAATGCTGATCACGGCTAATAGATGATAAGGACCGAGGCAGCCAGCGTGCAGCCTCTCTGCTCGTGACGCACTCACAGCCTGCACACCGCCCTGTTGTTATGGCGACGCAGGGCTCTGGCAGGGGCGTGGCGTTTGGCTGGGGATGCACAGCTGGCGTCCATGCCTCAATAAATTACCAGATAAAtgcccctcacccccacccccagtaaGGAAGAGCCGAGTTACAGACCATGcattactgtatttaattttGCAGTCATTTTAGCTGCTCAGCCTCTGTGACTTCACTGTATTGCTCAGATACTCCACCCTGGCTCAAAAATACTGTTACAAAGATTCTCCACCCTGTTAGATAAGTATGCCAATCCATTACAAAGATATTCCACTCTGCCATTTAGACACAACTCACTATCACCATGTGACATAGATACTCTGCACCCTTACAAAGATACACAATCTAACCACTTGGATACTCTACTCCCTTATAACGATACTCCACCCTGTCACATAGATACTTTACTCCCTTACAGAGGTAGCGGAGGCCCTGCTACTCAGATATTCTACTCCCTTACAGAGACAGTCCACCCTGCTACTCAGATACTCTGCTCCCTTACAAAGATGCTCCATCTTCTCTTTCACATACACCCTTATTCCTTAGCAGATGCTAAAGTAGTTTACATCACATTTTTATAACCAAatctaaacttatctaaactccAAATTTAAAAATTGACTTTAATAATATATCATGCTAACTTAGCATTTTCTACCTAAAGAAAAACTTACGAATCTTACTTCCTCTGCGTTGACGTCATGGTGGACCTGGTATCCGGTGGCCCGGTCTGTATGACCTTTGACCTCGGTGAGACCCTGGCGGGCAAGGCTGGTGTAGTGCTGCACGAAGCGGGTCCGACGCACCAGCAAGTGCAGCATGAAGCAGGTGAGCTCCATGCAGATTGAGATGAGGAAGAAGATGATGGTGCTCTTCTTCTCGTTTTTGATCAGGAGCTTGGTGAAGATGCGACTCAGGGATATGATGACGCCCGCAGTACCTGCATGCAGCAGACAGCACATTAGATTAGTGAATCTCTGATAAGAGACTGAAGTTTATTTTAAGTACCACACCAGGTGACTCTGGAATAATAGTACTATAAAAAATACTACAATATCTGtctttcctttaatttttctttttttttatcattttaaatgtgattCTATAAATCAAGGACGTTGGTTCATGATGTCAACACTgatagggaccaaatcagcccagAACACTCCGCAACCCTAATCACACACGGCGCTCCCACGGCATAGGTAGGTGCGTGTCCCTgtcatccatacccaaatccaCACCCTTGCTATAAATCTTTcctattttcattttatgtgcATCTATGTTCCTCACAAACCAGGACAAACAGTGGCCTTAGTCAACGTGGCTGAAAAATACAAATTGTACatgaaatattttgtttcagGAAATACAGCAAAACAATCCGATAAAATCTAAAACTGTGAAGGATGCAGTAAATCAACATGGCTGGCTAAAGAATCCCTCTGCTACAAACGGCATGGATTTGACATTTGGATCCGTGGTTAATGATCAGATACGGCAGGTCAGGGGCAGcctgtgggggtggagggggggggatgatgAGGCCTGCAAAGGGTGGAGTCTTACTCACTCTCTCCGGTCATCACTCCTTGAGTGTACCTCTTTGGAAGCATCCCCATGTAGCCGTAAAAACTTGACTGCTGAACTGGAATGAAaagaggaggagatggaggagcAGTAGCACAGGGTGGTGCGGAGAGAAGCTTGTTCACCGACTGAGCACCGGCTCCCAGGCACGGTTACCTGTGCATCCAAAGGCCACCACCCCCACCGCCACCAGGTTGATGACATAGGACTGCTTGTTGGTGAACTGCTCCAGCCAGACGTCACAGACACCCACAAACAGCAGCGGCCCAAGAGCAAACAGGTAGCCTGCAGGTAggcgaggggaggggggagattgCATTAACTTCACTCTGTCACCTGTGGAGACATGCTGAGATACCCCCGGGATTTGTCCCTGTGTCCCTCGTGTTTTAAAAGGCCATCTTAATTCACCCTGCTGAATTCAGGAGTGGCTACATTATCAAAAGCCTTTTGTTATTGCTTGGGAAAACACAAAGGGTTTTTTGTTCCAAACGCATCCTTTGATCTCATTAGAACTAAGGCTCTATCTCTGCTCTAATGGAACTGTCTTGGTCTGCCATGTGTGCGATTTGATGCTCTCTGCGCTGGTGAGAGTATTAATAACTCAGATATTCCATCAAGGCCATTGGATACAGCTGCTTTTGGGCTGTCGCGGCGATCCCCAGCCAAATGTTCTCTTAACTGCGGCTCACACACATAAGAAAAGCAGGTCTTCCATTTGTAGCTGATCCTGAGTTGTTTCGGAAGACAAAGGTCAGTCTGATAGTGATGGCTTCCCCCATGACAAACAGTATTAATGGAGTCCAATGGGTTCCTCAAGATCCCAAGACACAAGAAGGACTTGCCTAAGCTTGAATTCTTATACACTCTCTTTGATTCTCCTGAAAGCCCTCAAACATTAGGAAGCACATCTTCTCTGATATGACCCACTTCCTTATGATACCCATAAATAAACTCATAGAGTTGACAAAATTGTCAACCAAACAACTACTTGCTGGTATCATTGCAGCAAAGAAGCGTTCAGACTATTGTTCCAATGGCACGTGATATTGGGGATGGTCTCCTATCACTCACCCACAGTGATCCGGGTGTGTAGACCCAAAGTCTCCACCAAGGCATTGTTCAGGACCACTGCCAACAAGGCCACCAGGATGTATGTCAGACTCATGTCAAACACAATAGACGTTCCTGAAGGACCAGCAGAAGGACAAGAAGAGAGATCACAACACAGCCCATCACTAGTTCCTCATCAACTGTACACTTTTCACAATACATTTCAGAAAATCCCTCACCCCCTCCCACCCTAATGCCGTCAGCCTCCTGGCCCACAGGGGATGATGCATACCTTGGAATTTGTGATGCAGGTAGTCCACGTCAGTGATGAAGCTGTTGTAAGGCAGCAGGAATCCAACTCCGGCTAGCAGCATAGCAAAGTATATCCCATGGTACCGGTCATCTGGTGTAGGCTCCTCGAAGACTTACCATGGTAAATCAGAGGGAGGAGCATGTCAGGAGCATCCCTCGCTGGCATGAGGAGGGGGACTTATTACTTGTCCTCTTGGAGACCCTTTAAGAGTTAGAACCGTCTCCTGCTCTGTGCAGGATTATAGGCGTGCGTAGACTGCATCTATAGCGACCGCAGCCACTTCACGCATATCCCATAGTACCACTTATGGGTTAGGGGTTTTCTTTAAGCCagctcacccccacccccccatccctatTCCACTGCATCGTAGAGTCTCAGCCTTGGAGCCCAGTGCTAGCAGCCATTCACGACAGCCTCAAAAAGCAGGGTATGCTTACTCCTAATCACTTGACTAGGTCTCCTTTGGTAATGGCTCTGGTCCATTAGGGCGCTTGTTCCATGTTAAAAACCCAAAGGAAACCCACGGTGGCTCCTTCGATACAATGATCGCAGGGCTCCGACAAGCAGCCAAGCCTCCGTATTTGAAGCCCCAAAGCAATGGCAGGCGAGAGTGTATCCCTGATTTATTCTGATCCTGGAGGATGAGTCTGGGACTGACTGCTGGCACGTGGGGGACTCAGAGAGCAGATGCAGATAGAGGATCAGCTTTCTCCAAAAGCCGAGACAAATTACCATACAAATGGCTCCATATCTTACAGAGGCCGATGGTACTGGGGTAAATTGATCTTCTGGGGCACATTCAGTCCACAGGGCagccccaccctgacccccagGCCGTGACAATGATGGCGGTGTCTTACCCGGCTCTGCAAAGGTAAGGATCCCTCTGTCGGGAACGTCTTTGGCTTGGAAGTCCTCGTCCTCCAGCTGGTAGCTCTCGAAGCTGAAGCTCATCACTACATTTCCCTCCGGCGTGGTGATGGGTGTGGCTTGCCGGCGCCTCTCCGTGCCATTCGACGCCATTCTGAACCCGGCCCGGCCCCCCCTGTCGCCCAGCTCAGCCGTGGCTTGTTCCTGGGATGTTAATATGAGAGTTCCTCCTCCCTCCTGGGGGAGCGGGGGGTGCCAAGAGTGACTTTAATCCTAATGAACgtttatttttggtttttattactgttaaaaaaaatactacatTTCAAACCACACTTTTTAAATATGCCAGATTAATCCTATCCTAAATAATCcaattaatatttataatttaaaaattatttatactAAATGTTTAACATTGAAGTCTTAGATAAAACTCTgactaaaatatttaaaactttaAATAATGCATTCTTATGCAGCAGATGTTTCAGATGAGTTTCACTTCATTTCAGGCAGATTGCCGGAACGGAGTCAGAGTCAAGGCGAGGCTGGGATCGGGAAGGTCTGGCGCATACGTTTGGAGGGACCGATGGCTCCATCATGATCCCACACTATGAGAAACTATGAGAACAGGATTTTAAAGAGGTGATAGACTAGGCAGAAGGTGGTGCCTTTGATTTGCAAGGTGCCCAGCTGGCAaggggggggagcggggggggggggttgatgacGTCTGGCAGGACAGGACTGCCCCGCACCACCGAGGTCTGCTCCGCATGCAGAATATGCCAGGAGGCCTGCCAGGGGTGCCCGCCAGCGGCACAGTGGGTCGCGCCAAGTCAGCTCCTTCCAGCCTGCATTTCATTTGCTTCCTTTGATAATGTGTGCTTCATTATggtaaatgtaaaaatgcacTGGGCCAAAATGCGATCGATACTGAACGGAGGGGAAACTGCAGCGTGCACATTACTGCCACATCCCATTACACTGCACTGTACCACCTCCACCGCAGGCACAGGGGGCATCATCTGTAACACAGGCTGGCAAACCGGCtgaatatttacatatattttacatGGCTTAACAAATATACTTCTTGGGCTCTATATATAGTCCAGTTTCATAAGACACACATTTTTGATTTTGCAGAACAGGCActtatacacacaaaaaaaaaacaaaacaggaatgATTTTGAATGGACTCGAAAGACCTTGAAGGAGAGGATTCCCCTTGAGGGTCCTGCGTTCTGCGTGACCGCGGCTCTGAAAGCGGGCCACCCTCTCGCCAGCGCCTCGCCTCGCCTTCCCGACTTCAGCACCAGTGAGACCCCCGGGCTCTGCAGGCACAAAGCACTTCCTGCTTTCTCTGGTTTCTCTTATTTGCCTCCAATTTTTCTTGtgtttctcttttattttttaatgtgtggGAAAAACCTCACACTGCTGCCGCATTGCTAGTCGTCCCACTTTTCCGATAAAACTATTTTTGTTTccctgtttgttttgtgtttcaaATTGGATTTCCGGGACCCAGCTATTGAAAAAGCACACAGCGACTCTGCCATCACCTCTTTGATAAATTGCCTGAGCTTCACTTTTCTGACTGCCTTCTCAATATTTAACTGCGACACAGGCAGGCGGCTGCAGAGGCAAGACCAGCTGCTGGCTTGCTGCACTGTGGTGTCGAGCAGATCCCTGATAACAGATCACACCGCAGATGAGGACCTGGGTCTTCTGGACCCTGCTTTAGGCCCGAGCACCTCAGCCTTGAATAGCCGGCCACTTCCTCTCTTTCGATTTGGCAAAATATAGGAATGCAAAGTCACGACAGGCCACCAAGCTCCCAAACAGCTGCCTAATTGTTGTTGTACCAGTGCTTGCTCTCCTTCACTCTTACTCATTATTGAGTCTTGCTGCTATGGCAAGGTACCAGGATGTGTTGCATTTAACCTTGTTACTGTATGTTCACACTGGggatgccaaaaaaaaaaaaaacacaatgaaagGCGCAATGCTTTgcactgtgtttttttctctccataTTTTCATCTCCTGTTTGTCCATGTTCTTGTGTGTCTTTACACGGTTTCAATGCTGCGTTGTATTAGCCGTTTCTAAGAATGTATATGATTGCCCCGAGTGTTTATGGGAAAAAAGAGGgaataaaaaaacatgcatacaaacaCTTTGGAATGCATCTGTATTCATTTTCGATGTGTGCAGAAATGTGGGCAGCAGTGCGTTTTCAAAATGCACTGCAACGCAGTGCACTAGTGGGGACATCATACATAGCTTTCTATGCAATGTATGATGTTCTGGCGAATCGCAGAACGTGCGTGTTGATGAAAAGTGCAACTTAACGCACATAGTAGGAACGAGCCCTTACTGTGCCCTGGTCAAGCTTTTTATGGAAGTCTCCTAGTAACAATCGCTAGTGCTCCATCAAGTTAGACCCTAACACTGCCCCCTTGAGGGCAGGGACTCTAGACCCAGTTGCCCAGGAAACAGACCAGAGAAGGTTTTATCTGAATGGACTTATACTGTTTGTCAGGACTAAAACTAAACAGGCCGTAATTAAAACCACAGTAATTAGCTCACTAGAAATAACCCTGCTCAATTAAAGTCATGTATGGAAGTTGGCATCCAAGGTGGTCTATATGATACAATCTATGAATATATGAATACATATAACACACATATATGTGATATAAAACGACAAGCCTgtagttcttatttattcataaGATCTAGAAATTGCGTCCAGCTGGAGGGTGTGAAATTTTCAGACACATAGGCGGTCCCAATTAATTTTTCAGCGGACAGCAAGACGTCTGGCGTTAGATGTGAAAACCTCCGGCCGTAGAACGACCCCAACTTCCTTTCCCTCTCAGTTTTATTTGGCAGGATCAAAAACGCACCAACCAAAGGACACCAGAGCCAGGCTTGGGAGTCGCTATGAAAGCCTTTTGTCGTCgcttttgctttttatttacgGATGGGGGATGTCGAGAGCGGCGCTTTCAGAAAGACATGCCACTCTTTCATGGTGCATAATGTACCGCACGCTGAAGGCGATTTTGAGATGGCTGGAAGTCTGCgatgtattttttcccccccaaatgCAGGGAACCAAGCGTAAAAAAACACCTGCAACAGGCGCATATGGTAACCGAATAGCTCACTGACTGGGGCGCAGATCCATGGACCCTGCATATGGTCACTTCATTAAAACGCAAAACAACTGTATGCCTTGTCATCCTTTCACGTATTCGTATACGTAGACTGAAAATCCGACTTTTTAATGCATTCCAACTGATGCTCGCCCCGCAGCACTGAGCCGGTAGATTGCGGAGCCGGGTGTTCCGACCGCAGCACATGCGGGTGAAGCAGCGAGACCGCATTTCCCGCACGTTTCATCAACGAGTCCGATGTGCCAGCTACTGACAAAACATTATATCTAAACCATTTCAGCAGCAGACGTCCATTGTTTTCCCCCGGCCCAGATGTCAGCTTCTGTTTCCCTGGGCTTCTGTAAGTCGGCGGCATGGCAGGCACATGTAAGATAAGAGTGGGATACAAGCAGACAACCGACCGAGCCGCACAGCCAGCTGTCTGGAGAAAATGCTAAACTGAGGCGGTCTTGACGTGTTATTGTCCATGGGGGTGTTGAAAAGCGTGGGGGCTGCCCCAGGTGTGTTCTGGTAGCATGCCCCACCCCTGCCAAAATGACGACCAGGCGTGGGACAGAAAACTTCTAACAGCCATGCGTTTTGGTAACTATATTATCAGTATACCAGTTATGGTAAACAGTCTTCAattaacaacaaacaaacaaacaaggtaaaaaaaaaacacacataagaCCGACGCAAACATTTGTTGCTATAataggataaaaaaaaattgctgccAACAGCCAAGTCAGGCTGTGTACTTTCATACTAGAGAAGCTTGTATTGTACGTGATGTACCTTAGTCAGGATGAATCTTTTAAATTAGGTTTGATGAAAAAGAGGTTTATCTGTTGTCAGCGGAGGGTGGCGCTCATCATGTTCCTAAGAACTATCCGAATGTTTTATGTAAAAggttattataataatattattattaataataataataatagcaataatattCAATGGTATTGTAGTCTTCTCAAAATCTCAAGACTAAAGATTATTTTATCTCAAGCGGTTTGTTAAGGTCAAGTAAAATTAAAATCAGTCGAATATTCATGAAATTAGTTTTGATTAAAAGAAGCTTAGATAATTTTGAGAAATAACTGCGTTGTTATAACATtcatcaaaacaaaacagtattTTTTCCTAACAGgtaacataaaaacaaaatttattaatttcttaaaaatcaaaaacaaactATTGATATTGTTTTCTTTTGAGCGTTCGGTTTAACAAATAATACACAGACATCGCAGTTTGAATAGTTGACCAAATGGCACATTTTAACTCCGTCCTGTTCGTACTTACCTACACGACGCGTCCTTATCTAGCCTTTAAAATAATTTCCATTGTGTCAGAGACCCAAGCAGCGCACAACAGGTCCCGTCTTACCTTCCGCAGACTCCTCGGCGCTTTCGCTTTCTAAAGATGCGGCTGCATTAAAGAGAAAAGCCGGGGACGCGTCTTA
This genomic window from Paramormyrops kingsleyae isolate MSU_618 chromosome 22, PKINGS_0.4, whole genome shotgun sequence contains:
- the slc29a4a gene encoding equilibrative nucleoside transporter 4 isoform X1, with amino-acid sequence MASNGTERRRQATPITTPEGNVVMSFSFESYQLEDEDFQAKDVPDRGILTFAEPVFEEPTPDDRYHGIYFAMLLAGVGFLLPYNSFITDVDYLHHKFQGTSIVFDMSLTYILVALLAVVLNNALVETLGLHTRITVGYLFALGPLLFVGVCDVWLEQFTNKQSYVINLVAVGVVAFGCTVQQSSFYGYMGMLPKRYTQGVMTGESTAGVIISLSRIFTKLLIKNEKKSTIIFFLISICMELTCFMLHLLVRRTRFVQHYTSLARQGLTEVKGHTDRATGYQVHHDVNAEEVRFDDGAVGIPSADGELAGSGTYVRFDVPKQKIKTSWPTVKDMILHRYVVSRVIWAYMLSIAVTYFITLCLFPGLESEIRNATLGEWLPILIMAVFNMSDFVGKILAAVPYDWKGGRLLLFSCFRVVFIPLFIMCVYPVQRPTLSHPAWPCLFSLLMGISNGYFGSVPMILAARKVPPEQRELAGNTMTVSYMTGLMLGSAVAYFAYSFTAQGSAPHSEALRNFTSGY
- the slc29a4a gene encoding equilibrative nucleoside transporter 4 isoform X2, with product MASNGTERRRQATPITTPEGNVVMSFSFESYQLEDEDFQAKDVPDRGILTFAEPVFEEPTPDDRYHGIYFAMLLAGVGFLLPYNSFITDVDYLHHKFQGTSIVFDMSLTYILVALLAVVLNNALVETLGLHTRITVGYLFALGPLLFVGVCDVWLEQFTNKQSYVINLVAVGVVAFGCTVQQSSFYGYMGMLPKRYTQGVMTGESTAGVIISLSRIFTKLLIKNEKKSTIIFFLISICMELTCFMLHLLVRRTRFVQHYTSLARQGLTEVKGHTDRATGYQVHHDVNAEEDDGAVGIPSADGELAGSGTYVRFDVPKQKIKTSWPTVKDMILHRYVVSRVIWAYMLSIAVTYFITLCLFPGLESEIRNATLGEWLPILIMAVFNMSDFVGKILAAVPYDWKGGRLLLFSCFRVVFIPLFIMCVYPVQRPTLSHPAWPCLFSLLMGISNGYFGSVPMILAARKVPPEQRELAGNTMTVSYMTGLMLGSAVAYFAYSFTAQGSAPHSEALRNFTSGY